A window of the Bombina bombina isolate aBomBom1 chromosome 3, aBomBom1.pri, whole genome shotgun sequence genome harbors these coding sequences:
- the LPAR6 gene encoding lysophosphatidic acid receptor 6, translating to MMVSENITDCVSDDNFKYTLYGCIFSMVFVLGLLSNCVALYIFGCTLKVRNETTTYMMNLAISDLLFVFTLPFRIFYFVARHWPFGDILCKISVTLFYTNMYGSILFLTCISVDRFLAIVHPFKSKTIRTKRNAKIACVAVWLTVIAGSAPASFFRSTNTNKNNSTETCFENFSNQTWKTYLSKIVIFIEIVGFFFPLLVNVICSTMVLKTLKKPVTLSRSKLNKKKVLKMIFCHLAIFCFCFIPYNINLVLYSLMRTQAFSNCSVQAAVRTMYPITLCIAVSNCCFDPIIYYFTSETIQNSIKKRHRARRKDSAFSETIGSDNFIQHNLQTLKAKIFDNESTI from the coding sequence ATGATGGTAAGCGAAAATATCACAGACTGTGTTTCAGATGATAACTTTAAGTATACCTTGTATGGCTGTATCTTTAGCATGGTGTTTGTTCTTGGTCTGTTATCAAACTGTGTCGCCTTGTATATATTTGGCTGTACCTTAAAGGTGCGCAATGAGACCACAACTTACATGATGAACTTGGCCATTTCAGACCTGCTATTTGTGTTTACGCTACCTTTTAGGATTTTCTACTTTGTGGCTCGGCACTGGCCATTTGGAGATATACTGTGCAAAATATCAGTCACTCTTTTCTATACAAACATGTATGGGAGTATCCTGTTTTTGACTTGCATAAGCGTTGATCGGTTCCTAGCTATAGTACACCCATTTAAGTCAAAAACGATCAGGACGAAAAGAAATGCCAAAATTGCCTGCGTTGCTGTATGGCTGACTGTAATTGCAGGGAGTGCGCCTGCAAGCTTTTTCCGCTCcaccaatacaaataaaaataacagtACAGAGACCTGTTTTGAGAACTTCTCCAATCAAACATGGAAAACTTATCTGTCCAAGATTGTAATTTTCATTGAAATTGTGGGATTCTTTTTTCCACTACTGGTTAATGTAATCTGTTCTACAATGGTTTTAAAGACTCTGAAGAAACCAGTTACTTTAAGTCGAAGCAAACTTAACAAAAAAAAGGTACTGAAAATGATCTTTTGTCATCTGGCGATATTCTGTTTCTGCTTCATACCATATAATATAAATCTGGTACTATATTCACTCATGAGAACACAAGCATTTAGCAACTGCTCAGTACAGGCCGCGGTCAGGACGATGTACCCCATTACCTTATGCATTGCAGTATCCAACTGTTGCTTTGACCCTATCATTTATTACTTCACTTCAGAGACTATTCAGAACTCAATCAAAAAGAGACATCGTGCAAGGAGAAAGGATTCAGCATTTTCTGAAACAATTGGCTCAGACAATTTTATTCAGCACAATCTACAGACACTGAAAGCGAAAATATTTGATAATGAATCTACAATATGA